One genomic region from Streptomyces sp. NBC_01431 encodes:
- a CDS encoding ArsR/SmtB family transcription factor — protein sequence MVEEKAQDPDAGERLPQPGTADIELVKVLHALGDPVRLWLLKVYSDGEQYSCAPDALGLGHLHKSTVSHHMRIMREAGVTSTRVVGRNRYVRLRREDLEARFPGLLDALVKSLPY from the coding sequence CGAGCGGCTTCCGCAGCCCGGCACGGCCGACATCGAGCTGGTGAAGGTGCTGCACGCGCTGGGTGACCCGGTGCGATTGTGGCTGCTCAAGGTGTACTCGGACGGCGAGCAGTACAGCTGTGCCCCGGACGCGCTCGGCCTCGGCCACCTGCACAAGTCGACCGTCTCGCACCACATGCGGATCATGCGCGAAGCCGGGGTCACCTCCACCCGCGTCGTCGGCCGCAACCGCTACGTGCGGCTACGCCGCGAGGACCTTGAGGCGCGGTTCCCGGGGCTCCTCGACGCGCTGGTGAAGTCGCTGCCGTACTAG